One part of the Mariniblastus fucicola genome encodes these proteins:
- a CDS encoding AraC family transcriptional regulator, with the protein MAKNNNPSSLDDAILEISPFMGDVLFESLPDVQFFVKDSQGLYIKVNQALKNNYLMATDDEILGKTDRELFPNYLADNYIRDDQQVLRGTLIKNRIELVGRHDGSASWSTTTKAPLRNAQGQIIGLAGITRDMGQASLALQPFQRLAAVTQHIEENFSRPITMAELAEIAELNVRSLQRKFRTTFRMTPSQYIARIRVIKASKLLATTELAIAVVADATCFADQSHLTRTFSEIVGETPGAFRHRYHR; encoded by the coding sequence ATGGCCAAGAACAACAATCCGTCCTCGCTCGACGATGCGATATTGGAGATATCGCCATTCATGGGTGACGTCCTGTTCGAGTCGCTTCCCGATGTTCAGTTTTTCGTAAAAGATTCCCAAGGTCTGTACATCAAAGTCAACCAAGCTTTAAAGAACAACTACCTGATGGCTACGGACGATGAGATCCTGGGCAAAACAGATCGTGAACTGTTCCCAAATTATCTTGCCGACAACTACATCCGCGACGACCAGCAAGTGCTACGTGGCACATTGATCAAGAATCGAATCGAACTGGTTGGCCGACACGATGGCTCCGCGTCCTGGTCGACTACAACCAAGGCGCCGCTGCGAAATGCTCAAGGGCAGATCATCGGCCTGGCTGGAATCACCCGCGACATGGGCCAGGCAAGCTTGGCGTTGCAGCCATTTCAACGCCTTGCTGCTGTGACTCAACATATCGAAGAGAACTTTTCCCGACCAATTACAATGGCTGAACTTGCAGAAATTGCTGAGCTCAACGTTCGTTCATTGCAACGAAAGTTTAGAACGACGTTTCGAATGACTCCCAGCCAGTACATCGCTCGAATCCGTGTGATCAAGGCGTCCAAGCTTTTGGCCACAACGGAGTTGGCAATCGCAGTTGTCGCAGACGCCACCTGTTTCGCTGATCAAAGTCACCTGACACGAACTTTCTCCGAGATCGTTGGGGAAACTCCTGGGGCGTTTCGCCATCGCTACCATCGCTGA
- a CDS encoding DUF6797 domain-containing protein: MNDMTYSKLLFLTLIFVAMPLHAQTPENFKRENLVAWCIVPFDAKKRDAHDRASMLKELGLRRSAYDWRQEHVPFFEDEIEQYKAFGIEYFAFWGQHDQTSALFEKHRLQPQLWQMIPDVGTGEPEELPAIAVEKLMPVVEKAASQGCRLGLYNHGGWGGEPENMVAVCKLLHAAGHTHVGIVYNMHHGHGHIADFAESLEIMQPYLHCLNINGMVDLNSPTYRGKSVSHKILPVGAGDHETEMIQTIIVSGYNGPIGILGHVAERDVAEVLKENIEGLEWILGGGEKPKWLQEREQSEAEMETEVKADQPLVEIEADNNAFDARTGFLSIEAPQQFNQGNFQIECRAKFLDRSNFNILLAKNPKSSFNHWEFYSYAATGNLSFYAPGVIPSEIKSEFSVADGKWHDLAVKFELDSDTGTGTVTLLVDDDEVRTQNVDLRKEKKSSEGPLTIGGLASRQFGCNGLIDFARISSLAEHETDSKRLDAAWTFDGVSESDQIGDESPSQRKTSFVPTHLDSDYLSKWTPKHRKDSRFPYENETDADWVDDRFSRMDTGPFFCQSIRVPGRGVVPKAIAVKAQGNDGAHLILDSETLNIKAAWSGEFVALPPTRFGILQTPSVAGALELTGPKNATWMNAGDWTPVDSLHLSAITLQGHKTGFSYDVAGESLTEYPSAKMLGDVCVVTRKFPNPSSKKSFAVPLFEVSGNMENVDVVAGSDAESEINETTHVFKDNKTAFVLRTNSGWKNRDGQVWLTLSGDENRQSNFAAVRYAKMPLDKLPDFLKAFGGMPDVALESNERIGTEDFAQKRWGDPIATEGIRSDADKPFVIDTITVPYQNQFNALMFTSGLDFLPDGRAAVCTVHGDVWLVSGIDDDLKNISWQRFATGLYQPLGLKIIDSDEPSKPASIFVLCRDRILELRDLNTDGEADVYANYCDELKITGQNHGYAMSLESDPEGNFYFIKSGSTPPHGGSMLKVDHETRKLSVFATGYRHANGLGVSPTGMVTSADNEGNWVPSTRIDAVQEGGFYGHMPTHWQTPPPTTYDLPMMWMPRSMDNSAGGQAWINGGDQWGRLDGAMIHFSFGRCSANVVMPQKTEDGTYQAAAYKLDLPNFLSGAMRGRFRAKDQCMYVCGLDGWQTAAIRDGCLQRIRATGIKFCLPVGFNVDGNEIEIAFSQPLDPKSANEVDKWKVDQWNYRWTADYGSEHYSVSDPDRIGHDPVVVQSVKLNEDKTKVSLLIENLKPVMQMNIRGEFKSATGEPLTVNLFNTINRMN; the protein is encoded by the coding sequence ATGAACGACATGACCTACTCAAAGCTCCTGTTTCTCACATTGATTTTCGTCGCGATGCCACTGCACGCGCAAACGCCGGAAAATTTCAAGCGAGAGAATTTGGTTGCCTGGTGCATCGTCCCGTTCGACGCAAAGAAACGCGACGCTCACGATCGTGCCAGCATGCTCAAAGAACTGGGACTGCGGCGTTCTGCCTACGATTGGCGACAGGAGCATGTGCCTTTCTTCGAAGATGAAATCGAACAGTACAAGGCATTCGGCATCGAGTACTTTGCGTTCTGGGGACAGCACGATCAGACGTCAGCTCTGTTCGAGAAACATAGACTCCAGCCGCAGTTGTGGCAGATGATTCCCGATGTTGGGACGGGAGAACCAGAAGAACTTCCTGCCATCGCCGTCGAGAAATTGATGCCTGTTGTCGAGAAAGCTGCATCGCAAGGTTGCCGCCTGGGGCTATACAACCACGGTGGCTGGGGCGGCGAACCTGAGAACATGGTTGCGGTTTGCAAGTTGCTCCACGCGGCCGGCCACACTCATGTTGGCATTGTCTACAACATGCATCATGGACACGGCCACATCGCCGACTTTGCTGAATCGCTGGAGATCATGCAGCCCTATCTGCATTGCCTCAACATCAACGGCATGGTCGATTTGAATTCGCCAACCTATCGTGGCAAATCGGTTTCGCACAAAATCCTACCTGTCGGTGCCGGCGATCATGAAACAGAGATGATCCAAACCATTATCGTCAGCGGCTATAACGGACCGATTGGAATTCTGGGGCATGTTGCAGAGCGGGACGTCGCCGAAGTCCTCAAGGAGAATATCGAAGGGCTCGAGTGGATTCTTGGCGGCGGCGAGAAACCAAAATGGTTGCAGGAACGAGAGCAATCCGAAGCCGAAATGGAAACGGAAGTGAAAGCCGATCAGCCGTTGGTCGAGATTGAAGCGGACAACAATGCTTTCGATGCTCGAACCGGATTCCTGAGCATCGAGGCGCCGCAACAGTTCAACCAGGGCAACTTCCAAATCGAATGCCGCGCGAAGTTTTTGGACAGAAGCAATTTCAACATTTTGCTCGCCAAAAACCCCAAGAGCAGTTTTAACCACTGGGAGTTCTATAGTTATGCGGCGACGGGAAATTTAAGCTTCTACGCCCCCGGAGTGATTCCTTCGGAGATCAAGTCGGAGTTTAGCGTGGCCGACGGAAAGTGGCACGATCTGGCAGTGAAGTTCGAGCTCGATTCCGATACGGGTACCGGAACTGTGACGCTGCTAGTCGATGACGATGAAGTCCGCACACAAAACGTTGATCTTCGCAAAGAAAAAAAGTCATCAGAAGGACCGCTTACGATCGGTGGACTGGCTTCGCGGCAGTTCGGCTGCAACGGCCTGATCGATTTCGCTCGCATATCGAGTCTTGCTGAACACGAAACGGATTCGAAGAGACTCGACGCGGCGTGGACATTCGATGGCGTCAGCGAATCCGATCAGATCGGCGACGAATCGCCCAGCCAACGCAAAACCAGTTTCGTGCCGACTCATCTGGATTCAGATTACTTGTCCAAATGGACGCCCAAGCATCGCAAAGACAGTCGTTTCCCGTACGAGAATGAGACCGATGCTGATTGGGTGGATGATCGTTTTTCGAGAATGGACACCGGTCCGTTTTTCTGTCAGTCAATCCGCGTTCCCGGTCGAGGCGTTGTGCCGAAAGCGATCGCGGTCAAAGCTCAAGGCAACGATGGGGCGCACCTGATACTCGATTCGGAAACGCTGAACATCAAGGCCGCCTGGTCGGGCGAGTTCGTTGCTCTTCCACCGACCCGCTTCGGAATCTTGCAAACACCTTCGGTCGCTGGGGCTTTGGAACTTACGGGTCCGAAAAACGCGACCTGGATGAACGCTGGCGATTGGACACCAGTCGATTCGCTACACTTGTCGGCGATCACGCTTCAGGGGCACAAAACTGGATTCAGCTACGACGTCGCGGGCGAGTCATTGACCGAATACCCGTCTGCAAAAATGCTTGGCGATGTTTGCGTGGTGACCAGAAAGTTTCCCAATCCGTCCAGCAAGAAAAGCTTCGCCGTCCCGCTATTCGAGGTCTCCGGAAACATGGAGAACGTTGATGTCGTTGCGGGTAGCGATGCCGAATCTGAGATTAACGAGACGACACATGTGTTCAAGGACAACAAGACTGCCTTCGTCTTGCGGACCAACTCCGGTTGGAAGAATCGCGATGGGCAAGTGTGGCTGACGTTGAGCGGCGACGAGAACCGCCAGTCTAATTTCGCTGCCGTGCGGTACGCAAAAATGCCACTCGACAAACTGCCTGATTTCCTCAAAGCGTTTGGCGGCATGCCAGACGTCGCCCTGGAATCCAATGAACGTATCGGAACCGAGGACTTCGCGCAAAAACGCTGGGGCGATCCGATTGCGACTGAGGGAATTCGTTCCGATGCGGATAAACCGTTTGTCATCGACACGATCACGGTTCCGTACCAAAACCAATTCAATGCGTTGATGTTCACCAGCGGACTCGACTTCCTGCCCGACGGCCGCGCTGCCGTTTGCACGGTTCACGGAGACGTTTGGCTGGTGTCCGGAATCGATGACGATCTGAAGAACATTTCGTGGCAACGATTTGCGACTGGACTGTATCAACCGCTTGGGTTGAAGATTATCGACAGTGACGAGCCGTCGAAACCGGCTTCGATTTTCGTCCTGTGCCGCGATCGCATTTTGGAACTTCGCGACCTGAATACGGATGGCGAAGCTGACGTGTACGCGAACTACTGTGACGAGTTGAAGATCACCGGACAGAATCATGGATACGCGATGAGCCTGGAGTCGGATCCGGAAGGCAATTTCTACTTCATCAAATCCGGCAGCACTCCTCCGCACGGTGGATCGATGCTGAAAGTCGACCATGAAACCAGAAAGCTGAGCGTTTTCGCGACCGGCTATCGCCATGCAAACGGCCTGGGCGTGAGCCCGACAGGAATGGTGACCTCGGCCGACAATGAAGGCAATTGGGTTCCGTCGACGCGAATCGATGCTGTTCAGGAAGGCGGATTTTACGGTCACATGCCGACGCATTGGCAAACGCCGCCGCCAACAACTTACGATTTGCCGATGATGTGGATGCCTCGCTCGATGGACAATTCGGCTGGCGGTCAGGCCTGGATCAACGGAGGCGATCAATGGGGTCGGCTCGACGGAGCAATGATTCATTTCTCGTTTGGACGCTGCTCAGCGAACGTCGTGATGCCGCAAAAAACCGAGGACGGCACATATCAAGCCGCGGCCTACAAACTGGATTTGCCGAACTTTCTGTCGGGAGCCATGCGAGGACGTTTTCGCGCCAAAGATCAGTGTATGTACGTTTGCGGACTTGACGGTTGGCAAACAGCCGCGATCCGGGACGGTTGCCTTCAACGCATTCGGGCAACGGGAATCAAGTTTTGCTTACCGGTTGGCTTCAACGTTGACGGCAACGAAATTGAGATCGCGTTCTCTCAGCCGCTGGACCCGAAATCGGCTAACGAAGTGGATAAGTGGAAGGTTGATCAGTGGAACTATCGTTGGACAGCCGACTATGGATCGGAGCACTATTCCGTTTCTGACCCTGACCGAATTGGCCATGATCCGGTTGTCGTCCAGTCAGTCAAACTGAATGAAGACAAGACAAAGGTCTCGCTATTGATCGAAAACCTGAAGCCTGTGATGCAAATGAACATTCGCGGCGAGTTCAAATCTGCTACGGGAGAGCCATTGACCGTCAACCTGTTCAACACGATCAATCGAATGAACTGA
- a CDS encoding SBBP repeat-containing protein, translating to MRRLPTSVLLRIENPTMRVTYSLFVILIAFLQAASASGNDYEIEFSTMLGGSSWEHARDVFVDSKGDIYLVGGTRSSDFPTTEGASQRHHDKSGKRIGSGGYCDAFVCKFSASGDLIWSTLLGGPNYDRAYAVEVDDAGFVYVSGRGGLGFPVTKDAIQTEFQGTDNGIYGMQNSFVAKLKPDGSALEWASYVGVGQLCRDLSIDRDGDIYVPLHYTGKGPLPPKEWFQNGIQKSPAGGVEIGAMKIAGDGQSVRWATWFGGSGDEVPNCGLRLGEDRSVYLNFTTRSDDVPTTANVHDSTYNGKTDAFVARLAPDGSKLMFGTYFGGVGDEFGNSTHNLAVDASGNSYLVTETSGDDMPVTAGAFQKTVAGKGDVVAAKFSPTGKLMHCTYVGGSDQDGIDGVYVSKSGELIFAGKTLSSDFPVTSNAIQDSRSKQSDATIVALSPDFSRLSFCSYLGAESYDDGRSCFVDANENIYIVGSTNGPGWPAINSHQPNFAGGGGGKELCYQGGCYAGDTILAKLKKTSD from the coding sequence ATGCGACGGCTGCCAACTTCAGTCCTTTTACGAATTGAGAACCCTACGATGCGAGTCACCTATTCGCTGTTCGTCATTCTGATCGCGTTTCTACAAGCAGCTTCGGCGTCAGGCAACGATTATGAAATTGAGTTTTCGACAATGCTCGGCGGTTCCAGTTGGGAGCACGCTCGGGACGTATTCGTGGACTCAAAAGGAGACATCTATCTGGTCGGCGGCACTCGATCGAGCGATTTCCCGACGACCGAAGGAGCGTCACAGCGGCATCACGACAAATCGGGAAAACGAATCGGCAGCGGTGGCTACTGCGATGCTTTCGTCTGCAAATTTTCTGCCAGCGGCGATCTGATCTGGTCGACGCTCCTGGGTGGACCGAACTACGATCGAGCCTACGCTGTCGAGGTTGATGATGCAGGATTCGTCTACGTGAGCGGTAGAGGCGGGCTCGGATTTCCGGTGACCAAAGACGCGATTCAAACCGAGTTTCAGGGAACGGACAACGGCATTTATGGCATGCAAAATTCGTTTGTCGCCAAGCTCAAGCCCGATGGCTCAGCACTTGAGTGGGCCAGCTATGTAGGCGTCGGTCAGTTGTGCCGCGACCTGTCGATTGATCGCGATGGGGACATTTACGTGCCGCTGCACTACACAGGAAAAGGCCCGTTGCCGCCAAAGGAGTGGTTCCAGAATGGGATTCAGAAATCTCCCGCTGGCGGCGTCGAAATTGGAGCGATGAAAATCGCTGGCGACGGTCAGTCCGTGCGCTGGGCGACATGGTTCGGTGGCTCAGGCGATGAAGTCCCGAACTGTGGTTTGCGGCTTGGCGAAGATCGAAGCGTCTATCTGAATTTCACGACTCGGTCGGACGACGTGCCCACCACCGCGAACGTGCATGACTCGACCTACAACGGCAAAACCGATGCGTTTGTGGCGAGACTGGCACCGGACGGTTCAAAGCTGATGTTCGGAACGTATTTCGGCGGTGTCGGCGACGAGTTCGGAAACAGTACTCACAACCTCGCGGTCGATGCGTCTGGCAATTCATATCTGGTCACGGAGACGTCCGGGGACGACATGCCTGTCACTGCGGGTGCGTTTCAAAAAACGGTGGCAGGAAAAGGAGACGTTGTCGCGGCGAAGTTTTCTCCGACCGGAAAATTGATGCATTGCACGTACGTCGGAGGAAGCGACCAGGACGGAATCGACGGTGTTTACGTGAGCAAGTCGGGTGAACTGATTTTTGCAGGGAAAACTTTGTCGAGCGATTTTCCGGTGACCTCAAACGCGATTCAGGACTCACGGTCGAAACAGAGCGATGCAACGATTGTGGCTCTTTCGCCCGATTTCTCGCGACTGAGTTTTTGCAGTTATCTGGGCGCGGAGAGTTACGATGACGGACGGTCCTGCTTCGTCGACGCGAACGAGAACATCTACATTGTTGGTTCAACAAATGGACCGGGCTGGCCAGCAATCAACTCGCATCAGCCAAACTTCGCCGGCGGCGGTGGAGGCAAGGAGTTGTGCTATCAGGGAGGATGCTACGCGGGCGATACGATCCTTGCGAAACTCAAGAAGACTTCGGACTGA
- a CDS encoding HesA/MoeB/ThiF family protein produces MSELPKTPAPSLTEEEKSTYEWQIWTEDFGEEGQRRLKNSTVLISRCGGLGSVVAYELAAAGVGRLIIAHGGNVKHSDLNRQLLMTHDWLGKPRIETIERRLKDLNPRIEIVPIAANLDDELAEKWVPQSDVCVGAAPLFKERFAMNDACVRHGKPHVNCAMFDTEATITTFPASGVPCLRCLTPELPKYWKREFPVFGATSGTVACIGAMEAIKLLAGFGQPLHSQILHFNLRTMVFEKLAISPDENCKVCGSK; encoded by the coding sequence ATGAGCGAATTACCGAAGACACCCGCCCCGTCGTTGACCGAAGAAGAGAAGTCAACTTATGAGTGGCAGATTTGGACAGAAGATTTCGGCGAAGAAGGCCAACGGCGACTCAAGAACAGCACCGTATTGATTTCTCGATGCGGTGGACTGGGCAGCGTCGTTGCCTACGAGCTTGCTGCGGCAGGTGTTGGCCGGCTGATCATTGCTCACGGCGGAAACGTGAAGCACTCTGACCTCAACCGCCAGCTGCTGATGACGCACGACTGGTTGGGTAAGCCACGAATCGAAACGATCGAACGCCGGTTGAAGGACCTCAATCCGCGAATCGAGATTGTTCCGATTGCCGCAAACCTGGACGATGAACTGGCTGAAAAATGGGTCCCGCAATCCGACGTTTGCGTAGGTGCGGCGCCGCTATTCAAAGAGCGGTTCGCGATGAACGATGCCTGTGTTCGGCACGGTAAACCGCATGTCAATTGCGCGATGTTTGACACCGAAGCAACGATCACCACGTTTCCTGCGAGCGGCGTTCCGTGTTTGCGATGCCTGACGCCCGAGCTACCGAAGTATTGGAAGCGTGAGTTCCCGGTTTTCGGAGCGACTTCCGGAACGGTCGCTTGTATCGGTGCGATGGAAGCGATCAAGTTGCTGGCCGGATTCGGTCAGCCGCTGCACAGCCAGATCCTGCACTTCAATCTTCGCACGATGGTGTTTGAGAAGCTCGCAATCTCGCCAGACGAAAACTGTAAGGTCTGCGGCTCGAAGTAG
- a CDS encoding ATP-binding cassette domain-containing protein codes for MIELSNVHIRQGDFELSGLNFSIDAGEYAVLMGPTGCGKTTILEVICGLTRIKSGTVELDGVDVTGFPPARRGIGYVPQDRALFPTMRIDKQIEFGLLVRGASGKARQRRVDELAELTGITSLLNRYPQGLSGGECQRIALARALSFRPRLMCLDEPLSALDDTTRIRIAELLQTIHQQEQVTVLHITHNADDAVRLGTTHFRFMPNKQIQHVDKDSVEKLNERITEDTRPVVDRRREVNL; via the coding sequence ATGATCGAACTTTCCAACGTCCACATTCGGCAAGGAGACTTTGAACTCTCCGGCCTCAATTTTTCAATCGACGCCGGTGAATACGCCGTGCTGATGGGCCCGACGGGTTGCGGTAAAACGACGATTTTGGAAGTGATTTGCGGGCTAACCAGAATCAAATCGGGCACGGTCGAACTCGATGGCGTGGATGTAACCGGTTTTCCGCCGGCGAGGCGTGGGATCGGCTACGTGCCGCAAGATCGGGCGTTGTTTCCGACGATGCGAATTGACAAACAGATTGAATTCGGTCTGCTGGTTCGTGGGGCGAGTGGAAAGGCTCGCCAACGTCGAGTGGATGAACTTGCGGAGCTAACCGGGATCACAAGTTTGCTCAATCGCTATCCGCAAGGGCTTTCCGGCGGTGAATGCCAGAGGATCGCTTTGGCCAGAGCGTTGTCGTTTCGGCCGCGATTGATGTGCCTTGATGAACCGCTAAGTGCGCTCGACGATACGACTCGAATCAGGATCGCTGAACTGTTGCAAACGATTCACCAACAGGAACAGGTGACGGTGCTTCACATTACGCACAATGCCGACGATGCGGTTCGGCTGGGCACGACTCACTTCCGATTCATGCCGAACAAACAGATACAACATGTTGACAAAGACAGTGTCGAGAAACTGAATGAGCGAATTACCGAAGACACCCGCCCCGTCGTTGACCGAAGAAGAGAAGTCAACTTATGA
- a CDS encoding ABC transporter permease, with the protein MKNEPTANRSDGSENLKLPSHWNKSFWAAMSLLGGLYIALIVAMLLADFRFADWSDFRELLGDEKVRYSIWLSLISCTISAILSIWVAVPTGYVLARLGRDAIGRRFPHGSVLGRLAICARYCIDTLLDIPIVLPPLVVGISLLVLMQTPLGRIADDGATSLFSGIGFPGIRGITYEIPAVILAQFTVAAAFAIRTMRDTFEQINERPERVACTLGASRFRAFADVALPQAWRGTVAAFTLAWARSLGEFGPILIFAGTARMKTEVLSTTVYLNFQFGNLRGAVVASLILVTLAIIVLIATRFLTLGGGSQRGVIA; encoded by the coding sequence TTGAAAAACGAACCCACTGCAAACCGGAGCGATGGCTCGGAGAATCTGAAACTTCCTTCGCACTGGAACAAATCTTTCTGGGCCGCGATGTCGTTGCTGGGCGGACTGTATATCGCTCTGATCGTCGCGATGCTGTTAGCGGACTTCCGATTCGCAGACTGGTCCGACTTCCGCGAGTTGTTGGGTGATGAGAAAGTTCGGTATTCGATCTGGTTAAGCCTGATCTCGTGCACGATTTCGGCAATTCTGTCGATTTGGGTCGCCGTGCCGACCGGATACGTTCTCGCGCGGTTGGGGCGGGACGCCATCGGACGACGTTTTCCTCATGGTTCGGTCCTTGGGCGATTGGCGATTTGCGCTCGCTATTGCATCGATACGTTGCTGGATATTCCTATCGTCTTGCCACCGTTGGTCGTCGGAATCAGCCTGCTGGTTCTGATGCAAACGCCGTTGGGAAGAATTGCTGACGACGGAGCGACGTCTTTGTTTTCCGGCATTGGATTTCCAGGAATTCGCGGGATCACTTACGAAATCCCGGCCGTGATTTTGGCTCAGTTTACAGTCGCTGCCGCGTTTGCGATTCGGACCATGCGTGACACGTTTGAGCAGATCAATGAGCGACCTGAACGCGTTGCCTGTACTCTGGGAGCGAGTCGCTTTCGCGCCTTCGCCGATGTGGCATTGCCGCAAGCGTGGCGCGGGACCGTGGCTGCGTTTACGCTCGCGTGGGCACGATCACTTGGTGAGTTTGGACCAATTCTGATCTTTGCCGGAACGGCGCGAATGAAGACCGAAGTTCTTTCGACGACCGTTTACCTGAACTTTCAATTCGGCAATTTGCGCGGCGCGGTCGTGGCCTCACTGATTCTCGTTACACTGGCCATTATCGTCCTGATCGCGACCCGATTTTTGACTCTGGGCGGCGGTAGCCAGCGGGGAGTCATCGCATGA
- a CDS encoding substrate-binding domain-containing protein, which translates to MSDSVLIAKNLSHSFSSANGEVTPFEDLSFEIQKSKIVAARGESGCGKTTLLLICGGMRSPSKGEVMLDGINLYGMSASARVKFRSQKLGYLFQTLELIPYLSVLQNVKLARGVKDDVARHWLTRLGLEDRMSHKPNALSHGERQRVALARSIAHKPSLLICDEPTGNLDDENAQIVFGALREFADDGGSVLIASHDAAVDSLADEVLSLGKATNVKDDKTTEPAAAIEKPDTIVGAPKPAARTGSVSRLMLFVIGSILSVAALGVAALNLRPEAARSDRVSSQTVRVYCAAGVAKPVEKAIEKYNSQFGGNVEIVRTGGSGELAGQVKTEFETGVKAAADLYLSADDVLLEKAHDDGVIAERFPVAEQRPVIAVRADESRDLSSLQKLISTDDIKYGLASDRAAVGKIVRKIAQREGVLDDLETRKTTDAENVMTLAQALATGSLDAAIIWDTTVNQLNQVDDSPVLRIAAFADESNELKSKIAIGVLSTTSQPTPALKFCRFLSGATDSKNAFEQFGFNFVQGDRWEEVPEVHLYCGSMFTPVLEDSVREFATREGVNIYPRWQGCGKLVASIEGTEDPDLFPDAFLACDISFLHKVENYFEPHTMVSSNDIVIVVRKGYASKIKSPSDLLSGDVRFGICDPQQSALGALTRELLVHPPYEDLYEQIYEKASVIVDVGPTLISQLMAEGLDAAIVYRSNVLADEKGASLLELVEIESERATARQPWAISKQTGNSQLMNRLHEWISRDKIRSRFTQFGFRETLGRKTLD; encoded by the coding sequence ATGTCCGATTCTGTGCTGATCGCCAAAAACCTGTCTCATTCGTTCAGCAGTGCCAACGGCGAAGTGACTCCATTTGAAGACTTGAGCTTCGAGATCCAGAAATCAAAAATCGTCGCGGCTCGTGGCGAAAGTGGCTGCGGGAAAACCACGTTGTTGCTGATTTGCGGTGGCATGAGGTCACCGTCGAAAGGCGAAGTCATGCTTGACGGTATCAACCTGTACGGCATGTCAGCATCAGCCCGCGTGAAGTTTCGTTCGCAAAAACTGGGGTACCTTTTTCAGACGCTCGAGCTGATTCCCTACCTGTCGGTTTTGCAGAACGTAAAGTTGGCTCGTGGAGTCAAAGATGATGTGGCCCGGCATTGGCTAACACGATTGGGGCTCGAAGACCGGATGTCGCACAAGCCAAACGCTCTGAGTCACGGCGAACGTCAACGAGTCGCGTTGGCGCGTTCGATCGCGCACAAACCTTCGCTGCTGATTTGTGATGAGCCAACAGGAAACCTTGACGATGAGAATGCCCAAATCGTTTTCGGCGCGTTGCGAGAATTCGCCGACGATGGTGGATCCGTTCTGATTGCCAGCCATGATGCGGCTGTCGATTCATTGGCCGACGAAGTGTTGAGTTTGGGGAAAGCGACGAACGTGAAAGACGACAAGACGACCGAACCCGCTGCTGCGATCGAAAAGCCAGACACGATTGTCGGTGCTCCAAAACCGGCTGCACGAACTGGATCGGTTTCCCGTTTGATGTTATTCGTGATCGGCTCGATTCTGTCGGTCGCGGCACTCGGCGTCGCGGCCTTGAACCTTCGTCCGGAAGCTGCACGCAGCGATCGTGTTTCATCGCAAACTGTTCGGGTTTACTGTGCAGCCGGTGTCGCCAAGCCAGTCGAAAAAGCCATCGAAAAGTACAACAGTCAGTTCGGCGGCAACGTCGAAATCGTGCGAACAGGCGGTTCGGGCGAGCTGGCGGGTCAAGTCAAAACAGAGTTCGAAACGGGCGTCAAAGCCGCGGCTGATCTGTATCTTTCGGCCGACGATGTTTTGCTTGAGAAAGCTCACGACGATGGCGTGATCGCCGAACGTTTTCCGGTTGCTGAGCAGCGTCCTGTGATCGCAGTTCGAGCCGACGAATCGCGTGATTTGAGCTCGTTGCAAAAGCTGATCTCCACCGACGACATCAAGTACGGTTTGGCTTCTGATCGTGCCGCCGTCGGGAAAATCGTGCGTAAAATTGCACAGCGTGAAGGCGTGCTCGACGATTTGGAGACGCGCAAAACAACCGACGCAGAAAATGTCATGACGCTGGCTCAAGCCCTGGCGACTGGCAGCCTCGATGCGGCGATCATTTGGGACACGACCGTGAATCAGTTGAATCAGGTCGACGACTCGCCGGTGCTGAGAATCGCTGCTTTCGCTGACGAAAGTAATGAGCTGAAAAGCAAAATTGCGATCGGCGTTTTGAGTACGACTTCTCAACCCACGCCGGCGCTCAAGTTTTGCCGATTCCTCTCCGGCGCGACGGATTCAAAGAACGCGTTCGAGCAATTCGGTTTCAACTTTGTTCAGGGTGATCGATGGGAGGAAGTTCCCGAAGTGCATCTGTACTGCGGTTCCATGTTCACGCCCGTGCTCGAAGATTCGGTGCGAGAATTCGCTACGCGTGAAGGAGTGAACATTTACCCGCGTTGGCAAGGCTGTGGAAAGCTGGTGGCTTCGATCGAAGGCACCGAAGATCCAGACCTGTTTCCCGACGCTTTCCTGGCGTGCGATATCTCGTTTCTGCACAAAGTCGAAAACTACTTCGAGCCTCACACGATGGTGAGCTCCAACGACATCGTGATCGTTGTTCGAAAAGGGTATGCATCAAAAATCAAGTCTCCTTCAGATTTGCTCTCGGGAGATGTGCGGTTTGGAATTTGCGATCCGCAGCAATCGGCTTTGGGTGCGCTGACCCGAGAGCTGCTGGTTCATCCGCCCTACGAAGATCTCTATGAGCAGATTTACGAGAAAGCCAGCGTGATCGTGGATGTCGGACCGACGTTAATCAGTCAGCTAATGGCCGAAGGGCTCGACGCGGCAATCGTGTATCGATCCAATGTTCTTGCCGACGAAAAAGGGGCATCTCTGCTAGAATTGGTCGAGATCGAATCCGAGCGAGCAACTGCACGGCAACCGTGGGCGATCTCGAAACAGACGGGTAACTCGCAATTGATGAATCGCCTCCACGAGTGGATTTCGCGTGACAAAATTCGCAGTCGGTTTACCCAGTTCGGCTTTCGTGAAACGCTTGGACGAAAAACTCTAGACTGA